The Pyxidicoccus sp. MSG2 DNA segment GTTCAACGTCCCCATGGTGGGCTTCGGCGCGGGCGCCTACGCGCTGGCCCTGGCGCAGCGCGCGGAGGCGACGGCGGACCCGGCGTGCGGCGCGTACTTCGACGAGAGCACGCTGACGAAGGAGCCGGACGCGGGCACGCCGGACGCGGGCACGCAGGAGCCGGACGCGGGGACGCAGCGGCCGGATGCGGGCACGTCGACCGACGGTGACGTGGGCGGCGGCGGCTGCAACGCGACGGGCCCGGGGGCCCTGGCGATGTGGCTGGTGGTGGCGCTCGCGGGCGCCGTCCTGGCCCTGCGCCGCCGCGGGGCCTGAGCACCGCGCCAGGACAGCCCGGCCTCGAGGAGCGAGGCCGGGCCGGGTGGAACGTGGACGCGGGTTACTGCTGCCAGGCGTGTCCGGCCGGCAGCTCCCCCGGCCGGACGCCGGGTCGGTCAGGCCAGCCTTCAACGCCAGACGCGGAGTAGCGGATGGTGTACCAGCCACCCCAGTTCATGTTGCTGGCCCGGCGCTTGTAGACGGCGACATCCGTGAGTCCGTCACCGTCATAGTCACCTGTGACGGGGACGTCGTCGGGCTCGCCGATGGCGACGGAGTACGAAGTCCCATTCGAGCTGCGGCGGAGGGTGTAGTAGCCACCGCCGTCATTCGCCGGCCAGCGCGGGGTGTAGACACCGAAGTCGCTGAGGCCATCCCCGTCGTAGTCGCCAATGACAGGCAGGTCCCCCTCCTGTCCCATCGTCACCCACTGCCAGGCCTGGCTCGCGCTGCGCCAGACGGTGAACCACCCGCCCCAGTTGATGGAGCTCGTGCGGCGCTTGTACAGCGCGAAGTCGTCCTTGCCGTCCCCGTCGAAGTCCCCCACCACGGGACTGTCGTCGGGCTCGCCCACGGGGAAGGTCCGCAGGTCTCCGTGGAGGCTCGACTTCCACTGGAACTCTCCGTAGACGAGCCCTCCCACGCGGCTGTCGTACACGGCGCTGGTGTACCGGTGGTAGACGGCGAAGTCGGTGGTGCCGTCACCGTCGTAGTCCGCGGCGACCGGCACGTCTCCTGGCTGCCCGAGCGTGAACCAGCGCCATTCCTGGAGGTTGCTCAACCAGACGGAGAACCAGCCGCCCCAGTTCATGCTGCTGGAGCGCGCCTTGTGCAGCGCGAAGTCGGTGAAGCCGTCACCGTCGTAGTCTCCCGTCAGGGGGACATCATCGAGCTCCCCCGCTGGAAAGCGCATCAGCCTCGGCATGGAGCTGGCCTGGACCGTGAACAGGCCCGGCTCCGGCGGCGCGGGCGAGGTCCAGTACCAGGAGGGGTCCGAGATGCCGTCACCATCGAAGTCGTCCTTCTGATGGGACAGCGGCGAGTCCGTGTAGACGTGGACCTCCCAGGGCGCGAAGGCATCCGTCCACCCGCCTTGCGTGGAGCTATAGGCGAGTGTCCTCGGCCCCTCGAACAGGACGCGCACGCCCAGGGACGCGCGCCAGGTGCTGGGATGGATGAGCCCGGAGACGGGCTGCGCGGTCCGGTTGGCGACGATGAAGTAGTTGCGCGGACCGACGCGCCGGTGCAGGCCCTCGAGGCCGGACGGCAGCGTGAAGTTGCCTTGCTGGTCGGTCGAGCTCAGCGCCGGCTCCAGGTAGCGCAGCTGGCTGGCCACCCGCTTGATGTCATGCCAGGCCGTCGAGGACAGCTCGATGTCCTCCGTCCCCCACCAGGTGACGCCGCGAGCCCCGTGGATGACGGAGCTGAAGGCCATGAAGCGCTGCTCCGCGTACTCCGGACGGCGACCGCGCCGGTCGTCGAACCCCACCCCCCATGTGTAGCAGCACTCGTTGTAGCCCTGCCCCTGCAGCACCATGAAGATGGGGCCCGTGGGAGTGTGGGGCGCCTGGTCATCGTCGTCGTAGATGAACTTCATGGCGTCGACGGTGGTGCCCACGGCGTTGAGGTCCACGGTGGGAAAGGGCGGCGTCAGGTCATCCTCGTCACGGACGAAGTAGAGGGGGTAGGTGTCCTGGGACCAGGCATTCGCCGAGGCCTGCCACGCGCGGTACCGCGCCCGGGTGAAGTCGGGTCGGCCGGTCGGACCGCTGGCGGCGGCCTCCGTGGCGACGACGTGATGGGCCGGGTCGCGCGAGTTGACGAAGGCGCGGAAGCTCACCGCCTGCTCGAGGCTGGGGACGCGCGCGCGCTGACGATTCGTCTTCGGCCAGTCGATGCTGCCGTCCGGCAACCGCGCAATCTGCCCGGGCCCCTCCTTGTTCCATCCCATCTCATCGTGGGTGTCGTACGCGAGGAGGGCTTGCTTCCCCTTGACCTCTTGAATCTTCAGGTCCAGCGCGCTGCCCACGACATGCTGGGACGTTTCGCGCACCCAGTGCAGCTCGTGGCCCGGCTCGTCGGTGAGCTTCCAGTTCCAGGCCTCGGCGAGGGCGTGCACGCCGTGGAGCCCCATGCGGTCGAGGTCCGAACCCGTGAGCGACTGGAGGTCTGTCTTCACGGTGTTGATGCCCGACCACGCGAACTCCGCCAGGGCCTTGTCCGAGCGCTCCTGATTGGGATTCTCGGGGGCGCCAGGACTGGCGTATTTGGGGTAGTCGTACAGGCCGATGACAAAGAATGGCTTGCCCTCGTGCATCCAGCGTGGGCCTCGCGCCGGGTCTGTCGTGCCGGGCTCCGGGTCTGGAAGGAGGTCACACGTCGGAGGCGGCTCCGGTTGGGAGCAGAGCGATTCCGCGAGGGAGAGGCCGGGCTGGAGAAGGCAGAGCAGGGTCATGGCTCCGGCCATGACCCTCGAGTCGTTTCTCTTCACGTCATTGCATCCAGTCGAGATGGGCCATCGGGTGATGGCTGACTGCATGCTAATGCGCCCGGGGCTCCGTCGTGGGGGCCGGCTTCGTCCCCATGAACGCCGCATCCCCCATCGCCGAGGGTGACAGCCCGTGGTTGGACAGCCACTCGAGCGCCGTCTCCGCGACCTCCTTCCATCCGTGGTCGATGACCAGCGAGTGCCCCCTGTCAGGGAACACCTTGTAGTCATTCACGGTGGGCGCATTGCGATACAGCTTGTGCGCCGCGCGGCTGATGACCTCCGGGACGGTGTCGTCCCTCCCGCCGCCGATGATGAGCAGCGGGCCACGGCTCGGGTTGTTGACGTCCACCCGGGCCGCGGTCCCGGGGTTCAGGTTGGCCAGCGCTGCCTCAAACAGCGGGCGGGCGGGCGACGGAATCATGTGCTTCGCGTGCAGCGCATCGGACTCCTCCCGGGAGACGGTGCTCGCGAAGCCCCGGTGGAACTGGTCGGGTGTCAGGGCCACGGCGCGCTTGTAGTTGAGCGGGTTGCCGAGCACCGGCAGCGCGTTGCGGAGCTGGACGAGGGGCAGCGGGAGCACGCCCCGCATCTGCGCCGGGTCGATGGCCACGCTCCCCGCGGCAAGCCCCATCCCGAGCAGCTTCTGGACAATCAGGCCGCCGAAGGAGTGGCCAATCACAATCGGCTTCGTGCCGAGCGAGCGGATGACCTGTGCGTAGTGCTCCGTCACCTCGGCGATGCCCCGGTTGGCGACCCGCTCGGGATGCGCGCGTGCCTCGGCCGCGGTACCTGGCTCCCCGGGCCACCCCGGGTTCAGGGGCTCGTAGCCGACCGCACGGAACAGCTCCATCCAGGGCTTCCAGCTGTCGGCATGCATCCAGAGTCCGTGGACGAAGACGACGGTGGGGCGGGTCGCTGCCATGAGGTCCCTCCTTGTCATTGCCGGGCCCGGGAGAGTCCGGGCCCGGCGGGAAGATGCTACCGATTCCGTTGCACGGCAGCGCCACGGCCGGGTGAAGCACGCGAGCCGTGGCCCGTCCACCTCAGGGGTGACTGAGGGGGTTCGCCGCGTCGGTGCCCGCGGCCTGCTCGTCTCCGTCCAGGGACCCGTCGAGGTCCCGGTCCAGACCGATGCGCGCGCCCGAGCCCGGGGGCACGCAGGTATACGTCAGCGCCCCGTTGCCCAGGACGACGCCCAGCCGCAGGTCCGAGTCGGAGACGAGCGGCCACGCCTGCCGGTTGCCCTTGAACTTCCCGCTCCCGACATAGAGGAAGCCCATGTCCTGCCCGGCGACCCGTCCCTTCGCCACCAGCTCACACTCGCTGGCGTCCGCGCGCTGCCGCATCAGGTCGATGCGCGGGCTCGTCACGGACACGTTGCCCGAGGTGAGCGTCACCTGCTGCCCGACGATGGGCGCCAGGTTGCTCTCGAAGACGAGCATGTACTGCTCCATGTTCTTCTTCGCCGTGAAGCCCTCCGGCGTGTGCGGAATGCCGACGGGGTTGGTCAGGGCCAGGTCGAAGTCGCTCCCGAAGCGGAACAGCGTGGGAATGGTGCCGTCGCTGTTGAAGCCGAAGCCGCGCACCTGGTCGCCGAGGAAGGCATCCCCCGGCACCGTGCTGCCCGAGGTGAACGCCACGCCGAACATGCCAATCTTCTGGTACTGGTTGCGCAGGTGCGGCACCTTGGGGAACTGCCTGCCGGCGTCGAAGCCGGAGCGGCCGTCCGCTCCGAAGAAGCCCTTGAAGGGGCCCTCGCCCGGGTTGGCCGTCACGTCCACGGTGTGGCAGGACTGGCACGGCCCCTGGAAGTCGGTGGTGACGTTGACGAAGAAGTCGCGGCCCGCCTGCTGCGCCGGCGTCAGCGAGTTGTCCAGCTTGCGGATGGGGTTGGGCGGGTACATCACCTGGAGGATGAAGGTGGTGAACTTCTGCATCTCCTGCGGGGTGAGCTGCGAGCTGCGCCCGAGCAGGTCCATGAACGCCGGGTTGAACCGCTTGAAGGCCGCGTCCTCGTCGAAGGAGCCGC contains these protein-coding regions:
- a CDS encoding FG-GAP repeat domain-containing protein encodes the protein MHEGKPFFVIGLYDYPKYASPGAPENPNQERSDKALAEFAWSGINTVKTDLQSLTGSDLDRMGLHGVHALAEAWNWKLTDEPGHELHWVRETSQHVVGSALDLKIQEVKGKQALLAYDTHDEMGWNKEGPGQIARLPDGSIDWPKTNRQRARVPSLEQAVSFRAFVNSRDPAHHVVATEAAASGPTGRPDFTRARYRAWQASANAWSQDTYPLYFVRDEDDLTPPFPTVDLNAVGTTVDAMKFIYDDDDQAPHTPTGPIFMVLQGQGYNECCYTWGVGFDDRRGRRPEYAEQRFMAFSSVIHGARGVTWWGTEDIELSSTAWHDIKRVASQLRYLEPALSSTDQQGNFTLPSGLEGLHRRVGPRNYFIVANRTAQPVSGLIHPSTWRASLGVRVLFEGPRTLAYSSTQGGWTDAFAPWEVHVYTDSPLSHQKDDFDGDGISDPSWYWTSPAPPEPGLFTVQASSMPRLMRFPAGELDDVPLTGDYDGDGFTDFALHKARSSSMNWGGWFSVWLSNLQEWRWFTLGQPGDVPVAADYDGDGTTDFAVYHRYTSAVYDSRVGGLVYGEFQWKSSLHGDLRTFPVGEPDDSPVVGDFDGDGKDDFALYKRRTSSINWGGWFTVWRSASQAWQWVTMGQEGDLPVIGDYDGDGLSDFGVYTPRWPANDGGGYYTLRRSSNGTSYSVAIGEPDDVPVTGDYDGDGLTDVAVYKRRASNMNWGGWYTIRYSASGVEGWPDRPGVRPGELPAGHAWQQ
- a CDS encoding alpha/beta hydrolase, producing the protein MAATRPTVVFVHGLWMHADSWKPWMELFRAVGYEPLNPGWPGEPGTAAEARAHPERVANRGIAEVTEHYAQVIRSLGTKPIVIGHSFGGLIVQKLLGMGLAAGSVAIDPAQMRGVLPLPLVQLRNALPVLGNPLNYKRAVALTPDQFHRGFASTVSREESDALHAKHMIPSPARPLFEAALANLNPGTAARVDVNNPSRGPLLIIGGGRDDTVPEVISRAAHKLYRNAPTVNDYKVFPDRGHSLVIDHGWKEVAETALEWLSNHGLSPSAMGDAAFMGTKPAPTTEPRAH